GCCTGCAGCAGATCATCGAACGCCTGAAGCACAGTTCGCGCAGCATACCCGCCCCGGAAGCAGGCTGAGGCTCGCCCTGCTCGGTGAGCCAGGGAAGGCCGGGGAACGAGGCAAGGCCCGCGCCTGTTGAGCCGGCGAAATAACGCCAGGAACAATGCAGGCGACGGCGCCGTCAGTCGTTGTCGATGCCCAGCACGAGGCCCGGCAATTCACCGAGATGGGCGATTTCGCGGAAGCGCGGCGCGGTGGCGGGCGGCTCGACATGCTCCACCACCCAGGTCAGATCATGCGGCACGAAGATGCCCCAGCTGCCGGCTTCGATCGCCGGCACCACGTCGGATTTCAGCGAATTGCCGACCATCATGGCGCGCTCGGGGCCGTCGCCATGGCGCGCGAAGATGCGCTCATAGGTCGGGCGTGACTTGTCGGAGACGATCTCCACCGCGTTGAAGAAATCGCCGAGGCCCGACTGCGCTAGCTTGCGCTCCTGGTCGAACAGGTCGCCCTTGGTGATCAGCACCAGCCGATAGCGGCTGGCCAACGCCTCCAGCGTGTCATGGACATGCGGCAACGTCTCGACAGGATGGCTCAGCATTTCGCGGCCAGCGGCCAGGATCTTGCCGATGACCTCGCCAGGCACCTTGCCGTCGGTGACGTCGATCGCCGTCTCGATCATCGAAAGCGTAAAACCCTTGATGCCGAAGCCATAGGCGCCGAGATTGCGCTTTTCGGCTTCCAGCAGGCGCGCCAGCAAGCTGTCCTTTTCACCATGGCCGGCGAGCAGTTCGACGAAATGCGCCTCGGTCAAACGGAAGAACTGCTCGTTCTGCCAGAGCGTGTCGTCGGCGTCGAAACCGATGGTGGTCAAGCTGTTGGAAGACGTGGACATGATGCCCATCTAGGGCGAAAAACGGCCAAAAACCAGCACTTTGGATGCTTGCGCCCACGAAAACGAGAGCGAGCCCCCCTTTTCTTCCGCAAGGGGCCACGGCTATACTCGGCAATCCGCAACCATATCTGGTGATTGATGCCGCCTGCAAAAAAGGAAGTCCGTCCGTCAACTCGGGGGACGCGAACCCGTGCGCCTGCCTTTCTGAAAAACCTCAGGGGAGTGAAGAGCTGGAAGGAGGCGAGCGCCTGGCTGGAATCGCGCGGTATCGAAGACATCGAATGCATCACCCCCGACCAGGCCGGCGTTGCCCGCGGCAAGATGATGCCGTCTTCCAAATTCACCTCCAACACCTCGCTGGCGCTGCCTTCCGCACCGTTCATGATGACGATTTCCGGCCAGTATCCGGAAAACGGCAACGGTTTTGAATATCCGGAAGACGATGGCGACCTGAAGCTCGTGCCTGATCTTTCGACGCTGACCGCGGTGCCGTGGGAAGAAGACCCGACAGCCGCCGTCATCTGCGACCTCGTCCATCAGGACGGTCGCGCCGTGGAATTCACGCCGCGCAACGTGCTGAAGCGCGTGGTCGCCGCCTATGACCGGCACGGGCTGAAACCCGTCGTCGCGCCCGAGATCGAATTCTACCTGGTTCGCAAGAACCCCGACCCCGACTATCCGCTGACCCCGCCGGTCGGCCGTTCCGGCCGGCCGATTGCCGGCGGCTCGGGTTAC
The genomic region above belongs to Mesorhizobium terrae and contains:
- a CDS encoding HAD family hydrolase, which translates into the protein MSTSSNSLTTIGFDADDTLWQNEQFFRLTEAHFVELLAGHGEKDSLLARLLEAEKRNLGAYGFGIKGFTLSMIETAIDVTDGKVPGEVIGKILAAGREMLSHPVETLPHVHDTLEALASRYRLVLITKGDLFDQERKLAQSGLGDFFNAVEIVSDKSRPTYERIFARHGDGPERAMMVGNSLKSDVVPAIEAGSWGIFVPHDLTWVVEHVEPPATAPRFREIAHLGELPGLVLGIDND